The Citrifermentans bemidjiense Bem genome window below encodes:
- a CDS encoding GNAT family N-acetyltransferase, whose protein sequence is MTKQEHSIVRCNFERHADAILEIFNDAILHSTALYDYKPRTLQAMVDWFAAKRAGGFPVIGIEDSNGVLLGFGSYGTFRGWPAYKYTVEHSVYVHKDHRGHGLGQAVMRELLAVARENDVHAVVGAIDAANTGSIALHERLGFKHVGTLPQVGFKFGRWLDLAFYQLLLDTPAHPVDG, encoded by the coding sequence ATGACCAAACAGGAACACTCCATCGTGCGCTGCAACTTCGAGCGACATGCGGATGCGATTCTGGAAATTTTCAACGATGCGATCCTGCACTCGACCGCGCTCTATGATTACAAGCCCCGGACGCTGCAGGCCATGGTCGATTGGTTCGCCGCCAAGCGGGCCGGCGGGTTTCCCGTGATCGGCATCGAGGACAGCAATGGGGTGCTACTGGGCTTTGGGAGCTATGGCACGTTTCGAGGCTGGCCTGCCTACAAGTACACCGTGGAGCACTCTGTATATGTGCACAAGGATCATCGCGGTCATGGGCTCGGGCAGGCTGTGATGCGGGAATTGCTAGCGGTGGCAAGGGAGAACGATGTGCATGCGGTGGTAGGTGCAATCGATGCCGCGAACACCGGCAGTATCGCGCTGCATGAGCGACTTGGCTTCAAGCACGTAGGTACGCTACCGCAGGTGGGGTTCAAATTCGGCCGGTGGCTCGACTTGGCATTCTACCAGTTGTTGTTGGATACACCTGCCCATCCCGTCGATGGCTGA
- a CDS encoding carboxymuconolactone decarboxylase family protein, producing MNRLIIEFLAITFAMMCIMAAIAEAQPMDKNQTLNSKQQGIIPIAAFTANGDIEKLETALNKGLDAGLTVNEIKEILVQLYAYTGFPRSLNGLGAFMNVVEQREKKGIKDQLGKEPGKMPAGKSSIELGTEIQTQLVGKPVTGPIYAFAPAIDAFLKGHLFGDIFGRDNLDFQSREIATISALAAMKGVNPQLQAHFSVGFNTGLSELQMRGLITVLAASVGRSEADNASEVLDKSLKLVGVVPIVSGRKSK from the coding sequence ATGAATAGACTTATTATTGAGTTCCTGGCAATCACGTTCGCCATGATGTGCATCATGGCAGCCATAGCGGAGGCACAACCCATGGACAAAAACCAAACTTTAAACTCAAAGCAGCAAGGCATTATCCCCATAGCCGCCTTTACCGCCAACGGAGACATTGAAAAGCTCGAAACTGCTCTGAACAAAGGGCTGGATGCCGGGCTGACCGTGAACGAAATCAAGGAAATCCTGGTGCAACTATATGCCTATACGGGGTTTCCGCGCAGCCTGAACGGACTTGGCGCTTTTATGAACGTTGTGGAACAACGGGAGAAGAAGGGCATCAAGGATCAACTCGGAAAGGAACCCGGCAAAATGCCTGCTGGTAAAAGCAGCATCGAGCTTGGCACAGAAATACAGACGCAATTGGTAGGCAAGCCGGTCACTGGGCCGATCTATGCTTTCGCTCCCGCCATCGACGCGTTTTTGAAAGGCCACTTGTTCGGCGACATCTTCGGACGCGACAACCTGGACTTCCAGAGCAGGGAGATTGCCACCATTTCCGCTCTGGCCGCTATGAAGGGGGTCAATCCCCAACTGCAGGCCCATTTCAGCGTCGGTTTTAATACCGGTTTGTCCGAGTTGCAGATGCGCGGTCTGATAACCGTTCTTGCCGCCAGTGTCGGCAGGAGTGAAGCCGATAATGCGAGTGAAGTATTGGACAAATCGCTCAAACTTGTCGGTGTGGTCCCGATTGTCTCGGGTAGGAAATCAAAGTAA
- a CDS encoding AraC family transcriptional regulator — MEISTTDQDIEANALDMAVAALCSRIARYTERGEMHITAVPGLSLFRREEPSGPTSGMYEPSICMAVQGAKRVILGDDSFVYDSHHYLITSVHLPTIVQILEASPEKPYLGLRLKFDLKEISQLMVDSNLPQPRQQSSRGMATGEVTQQIVNAFARLIDLLDDEKDIPILAPVIQREIIYRLLVGDQGERLRQIATAGSQSQHIAKAIGWLKSNYSQAISMEELAALTNMSVSTFHHHFRSLTALSPLQFQKQLRLQEARRLMLTERMDAAAAAFQVGYESPSQFSREYNRLFGAPPLRDISKLREMVVAA, encoded by the coding sequence ATGGAAATTTCGACTACCGATCAAGATATTGAGGCTAATGCCTTGGACATGGCAGTTGCTGCTCTTTGCAGTCGCATTGCCCGATATACCGAACGGGGAGAAATGCATATAACCGCAGTTCCCGGGTTGTCTCTCTTTCGTCGGGAGGAACCAAGCGGACCAACCAGCGGCATGTACGAACCGAGCATCTGCATGGCCGTGCAGGGTGCAAAGCGCGTAATTCTCGGTGATGACTCATTTGTATATGATTCACACCACTATCTGATTACGTCAGTGCATCTGCCGACGATCGTGCAGATTCTCGAAGCAAGCCCGGAAAAGCCGTACCTTGGTCTCCGTTTAAAGTTCGACCTGAAGGAAATTTCGCAACTGATGGTCGACAGCAACCTCCCTCAACCACGCCAGCAGTCGAGCCGTGGGATGGCGACCGGCGAGGTGACACAACAGATTGTCAATGCTTTTGCACGGTTAATTGATCTGCTTGACGATGAAAAGGACATTCCGATCCTCGCTCCGGTCATCCAGCGCGAGATCATCTATCGGCTGTTGGTGGGAGATCAAGGCGAGCGGCTTCGTCAGATCGCAACGGCTGGGAGTCAAAGCCAGCACATTGCCAAGGCAATCGGTTGGTTGAAGAGCAATTACTCACAGGCTATCAGCATGGAGGAACTCGCTGCTCTGACAAACATGAGCGTTTCGACGTTCCACCATCACTTTCGGTCACTGACAGCGTTGAGCCCGCTGCAGTTCCAGAAGCAACTCCGCCTGCAGGAAGCGAGAAGATTGATGCTGACAGAACGGATGGATGCCGCTGCCGCAGCGTTTCAGGTCGGCTACGAGAGTCCGTCACAGTTCAGTCGAGAATATAACCGCCTGTTTGGGGCGCCGCCGTTGCGGGATATCTCGAAACTGCGCGAGATGGTTGTCGCGGCATAA
- a CDS encoding L,D-transpeptidase family protein, which produces MHRILDPPIIEKALRLLFLCALVLFLNGCVAMQRAPEQSLLPPVPTQKEIERNVFPVAGGDDVIGTLAVVRLEKGDTLPDIARHFSLGINAISAANPGVDVWVPEPGKEVILPLSFILPDAPRKGIVINLATMRLFRFKEDGKAQVVSTYPVGVGTAERPTPTGKMRIERKTALPTWHVPASIAEDHRKKGDLLPAKVPPGPENPLGERALYLSKAGYLIHGTNKPASIGLKATNGCLRLYPENVTTLYEETPVNTPVLIVNQPYLVGQRDGVLYLEAHAPLESSGALELEKVTARLRKWEKRYGRSLDWEKIRKVQTEARGVPVPILAFGQDKAKDSLKTVNVERPLQMFGAPEVPELKRDAWYVLAANVGGEIEARRLAAIINHQGPPIPARVLPQSSNSYHVIAGPFDNAGLAKEAVRRLKLDLELDGIVIDPVKKI; this is translated from the coding sequence ATGCATCGAATTTTAGATCCGCCAATCATCGAAAAAGCTCTTCGTCTTCTGTTTCTCTGCGCTCTCGTCCTGTTTCTCAACGGATGTGTCGCCATGCAGAGGGCTCCCGAGCAATCGTTGCTACCGCCGGTTCCCACGCAAAAGGAGATCGAGCGGAACGTCTTCCCGGTAGCCGGAGGTGATGACGTGATCGGCACCTTGGCAGTGGTGAGGCTTGAAAAGGGGGACACCCTGCCCGACATCGCCAGACACTTTAGCCTTGGGATCAACGCAATCAGCGCTGCCAACCCAGGTGTCGATGTATGGGTCCCTGAACCGGGAAAGGAGGTCATCCTCCCTTTGAGTTTCATCCTCCCGGATGCTCCCCGGAAAGGCATCGTGATCAACTTGGCCACCATGCGGCTTTTCCGTTTCAAGGAAGATGGTAAAGCGCAAGTGGTGTCGACCTACCCTGTCGGTGTCGGCACCGCGGAGCGCCCGACGCCTACAGGCAAAATGCGCATTGAACGCAAGACTGCCCTGCCCACTTGGCACGTACCCGCTTCAATTGCCGAGGATCATAGGAAAAAAGGAGATCTTCTCCCCGCGAAGGTTCCGCCGGGACCTGAGAACCCTTTGGGTGAGCGCGCGCTTTACCTGAGCAAAGCGGGGTATCTGATTCATGGCACCAACAAGCCGGCCAGCATAGGTCTTAAGGCAACAAACGGGTGCCTGCGGCTCTACCCCGAGAATGTGACGACGCTTTACGAGGAGACGCCGGTCAATACCCCGGTACTCATCGTCAACCAGCCGTATCTAGTGGGGCAACGGGATGGGGTCCTTTATCTTGAGGCTCATGCGCCCCTGGAAAGCTCTGGTGCCCTGGAGTTGGAGAAGGTGACGGCAAGACTGAGGAAGTGGGAAAAGAGGTACGGACGCTCACTTGACTGGGAAAAAATCCGTAAAGTGCAAACCGAGGCCAGAGGTGTCCCTGTCCCCATCTTGGCCTTTGGTCAGGATAAGGCAAAAGATAGCCTGAAGACCGTTAACGTCGAGCGCCCGCTACAAATGTTCGGCGCGCCTGAGGTACCCGAGCTCAAACGGGATGCCTGGTATGTTTTGGCTGCCAATGTGGGCGGGGAGATCGAGGCTCGGAGGCTGGCAGCCATTATCAACCACCAGGGGCCGCCCATCCCGGCACGGGTGCTGCCGCAAAGCAGCAATAGCTACCATGTCATCGCCGGTCCTTTCGATAACGCCGGCTTGGCCAAAGAGGCGGTCAGGCGGCTGAAGCTCGACCTGGAACTCGACGGCATAGTGATAGACCCGGTCAAGAAGATATAG
- a CDS encoding aldo/keto reductase, which produces MQKVTLNNGVEMPILGFGVFQVSDPKECERSVSDALQAGYRLIDTAASYMNEIAVGNAIRNSGIDRHEIFVTTKLWVQDAGYDGTRKAFDKSLAKLQLDYLDLYLIHQPYGDVFGSWRAMESLHREGKVRAIGVSNFHPDRIMDLMIHSEVAPAVNQIETHPFCQQIETQRFLQENGVQIESWGPFAEGKNDLFSNELLTAIGRKYDKSVAQVVLRWLTQRGVVVIPKSVNKERIVQNFNIFDFELAAEDMGSIATLDKKESSFFDHRDPDMVKWIGTRKLDL; this is translated from the coding sequence ATGCAGAAAGTGACTTTAAATAATGGTGTGGAGATGCCTATTCTCGGTTTTGGCGTCTTCCAGGTCAGTGATCCGAAGGAATGTGAGCGTAGCGTCAGTGATGCCCTGCAGGCGGGGTACCGATTGATTGATACTGCGGCATCCTACATGAATGAAATAGCTGTCGGCAACGCAATAAGGAATAGTGGCATTGACCGGCATGAAATCTTTGTGACCACCAAGCTGTGGGTCCAGGATGCGGGTTACGATGGCACCCGGAAGGCGTTTGATAAATCGCTGGCTAAGCTGCAATTGGATTATCTGGATTTGTATCTGATCCATCAGCCGTACGGAGATGTCTTCGGTTCCTGGCGGGCCATGGAAAGTCTGCATCGGGAAGGCAAAGTCCGAGCAATCGGCGTCAGCAATTTCCATCCGGACCGGATTATGGATCTGATGATTCACAGCGAAGTGGCGCCGGCGGTCAATCAGATAGAAACACACCCTTTCTGCCAACAGATCGAGACTCAGCGGTTCCTTCAAGAAAACGGCGTTCAGATTGAATCTTGGGGACCTTTTGCCGAGGGCAAGAATGATCTATTCAGCAATGAACTGCTCACTGCCATTGGCCGCAAATATGACAAATCTGTTGCTCAGGTGGTGTTGCGCTGGCTGACCCAAAGAGGCGTCGTGGTCATACCGAAATCAGTGAACAAAGAGCGGATTGTTCAGAACTTCAACATTTTTGACTTCGAACTCGCAGCCGAGGATATGGGGAGCATTGCAACGCTGGATAAGAAAGAAAGCAGCTTCTTCGATCATCGCGATCCGGATATGGTGAAGTGGATTGGGACCCGTAAGTTGGACCTCTAA
- a CDS encoding family 16 glycoside hydrolase, protein MKRAFVGIGITVAAFVLGICTRTDAADESQPKARGVAPGQDVQWSFDKEKAGSVPAGAYPFSGTWSVKEEGDAPSSPHALCQTASATFPAIALSDKIFADLTVSTRFKPVSGSGDRAAGIIFRIQDEDNFYILRANALEDNVNIYKYVAGSRHTLNEGSAKVVSGKWQELRVEAKGNDIRGYLNGKLVVETRDDTFKAGKIGLWTKADSVTCFDDVKATAQ, encoded by the coding sequence ATGAAACGAGCATTCGTAGGGATAGGAATCACCGTGGCGGCATTCGTACTTGGAATATGCACAAGGACGGATGCCGCTGATGAATCTCAACCCAAAGCCCGGGGGGTGGCGCCCGGCCAGGACGTGCAATGGTCTTTCGACAAGGAAAAGGCGGGGAGTGTCCCGGCTGGGGCATATCCCTTCAGCGGCACCTGGTCGGTGAAAGAGGAAGGCGATGCACCGAGTTCGCCGCATGCCCTTTGCCAAACCGCATCGGCAACGTTTCCAGCCATCGCATTGAGCGACAAGATCTTCGCCGACCTTACCGTCTCGACCCGGTTCAAGCCCGTCTCCGGCAGCGGGGACCGTGCTGCCGGGATCATTTTCCGCATCCAGGACGAAGACAATTTCTACATCCTCCGCGCCAATGCGTTGGAGGACAACGTGAACATCTACAAGTACGTGGCCGGATCGCGCCATACTCTCAATGAAGGGTCGGCCAAGGTGGTATCGGGGAAATGGCAGGAATTACGCGTGGAAGCAAAAGGGAACGACATCCGGGGTTACCTGAACGGCAAGCTGGTAGTGGAGACTCGTGACGATACCTTCAAAGCCGGCAAGATCGGGCTCTGGACCAAGGCGGATTCGGTGACCTGCTTCGACGACGTGAAGGCGACTGCACAGTAG
- a CDS encoding HDOD domain-containing protein translates to MGILFQVELSFMPIPDILQWIDMNRLTCVVAITRESDSGITFYLENGKLVLAGSQKKGLQFGQFLAASGVLSEVQVFQALTESKSKGISLTRYLVETSLVSSNVLADIMSDLVEKLLLDLLSNNAGSVTITTPLPEILAGGPISLETGRVIFNAVRIYNEQNRDSQQRDEAIEAINKRLYNEDFQLPVLPGMLMQLISLMEDERTTVQEMVKLIMTDQVLISRILKVANSAFYSASGQVDSIHYAIVRLGMREVLNIVTGIQVLSMQNRDIPQEKFQAILDGALKTAFLASGLARQLREDPEEAFLGGLLLDLGKTVILSVAKDFEIDESLFDELMHSRHAEIGAMIARKWNYPESIQNLIRYHHNRNFGDIVNKMIALLQIADQAVRSPSGKEIDPDLLGSLGLPLEAVMEVHSKAMDSFNQIKSM, encoded by the coding sequence ATGGGAATCTTGTTCCAAGTTGAACTGAGCTTCATGCCGATTCCGGACATTTTGCAGTGGATCGACATGAACCGTCTCACTTGCGTGGTTGCCATTACTCGCGAGAGCGACAGCGGCATAACGTTTTACCTTGAGAACGGAAAGCTGGTACTCGCCGGGTCCCAGAAAAAGGGGCTGCAGTTCGGCCAGTTCCTCGCCGCCTCAGGCGTGCTCTCCGAAGTGCAGGTATTCCAAGCGCTAACCGAAAGCAAGAGCAAAGGCATTTCCCTCACCAGATACCTGGTTGAGACTTCCCTCGTATCTTCCAATGTCCTCGCCGATATCATGTCCGACCTGGTCGAGAAACTCCTCCTTGACCTGCTCTCCAACAACGCCGGTTCAGTCACCATCACTACGCCGCTTCCCGAAATTCTTGCCGGTGGGCCGATTTCCCTGGAAACAGGGAGGGTCATCTTCAACGCAGTCAGGATCTACAACGAACAGAACAGGGACTCGCAGCAGCGGGATGAGGCGATCGAGGCCATCAACAAGCGGCTTTACAATGAGGATTTCCAGCTTCCGGTTCTCCCTGGCATGCTCATGCAGTTGATTTCGCTGATGGAAGATGAGAGGACCACGGTACAGGAGATGGTCAAACTGATCATGACGGATCAGGTCCTGATCTCCCGCATCCTCAAAGTTGCCAACTCGGCTTTTTACTCAGCGTCGGGGCAGGTGGACTCGATTCACTACGCCATTGTCCGGCTTGGGATGCGTGAGGTGCTGAATATCGTGACCGGTATTCAGGTGCTCTCGATGCAGAACCGCGATATTCCCCAGGAGAAGTTCCAGGCGATCCTCGATGGCGCGTTGAAGACGGCTTTTCTCGCCAGCGGTCTGGCGAGGCAGCTGAGAGAGGATCCGGAAGAGGCGTTTCTTGGCGGGTTGCTACTTGATCTCGGCAAGACCGTGATACTGAGTGTGGCGAAGGATTTCGAGATAGACGAGTCGCTTTTCGATGAGCTCATGCATTCCCGGCATGCTGAAATCGGGGCGATGATAGCCAGAAAGTGGAATTACCCCGAGTCGATCCAGAATCTGATCCGCTACCATCACAACCGCAACTTCGGCGACATCGTCAACAAGATGATCGCGCTTCTCCAGATAGCGGATCAGGCAGTGCGGTCCCCGTCCGGGAAGGAGATAGATCCCGATCTGCTCGGTTCTCTCGGCCTCCCACTGGAAGCGGTTATGGAGGTCCATTCGAAGGCAATGGATTCCTTCAACCAGATAAAGTCCATGTAA
- a CDS encoding WbuC family cupin fold metalloprotein produces the protein MKKLGFDDLSSLSTQAQQSPRKRMNHNLHSELSDPIQRLVIAMEPDTYIRPHHHRHTWELLTPLRGRFVVLTFDDDGVVIGRAVLGEDVSIAETPVAGWHAVLSLDTGGVIFEVKHGPYSPFKEEDFAPWSPSAEDDKHKELMRWFRNAEVGQRWPGC, from the coding sequence ATGAAAAAACTCGGTTTCGACGATCTCTCCTCCCTTAGCACCCAAGCACAACAATCCCCACGCAAGCGGATGAATCACAATCTTCATTCCGAATTGTCCGACCCCATCCAGCGCTTGGTGATTGCAATGGAACCTGATACCTATATTCGCCCCCATCACCATCGGCACACATGGGAGCTTCTGACCCCACTACGTGGCCGTTTCGTGGTCTTGACTTTCGATGACGACGGTGTGGTCATCGGACGTGCAGTGCTGGGTGAAGACGTTTCGATTGCTGAAACTCCAGTCGCAGGCTGGCATGCGGTACTTTCTCTTGATACCGGTGGTGTCATCTTTGAAGTCAAACACGGCCCTTATTCTCCATTCAAAGAAGAAGATTTCGCCCCTTGGTCGCCTTCTGCCGAGGACGATAAGCATAAGGAACTTATGCGTTGGTTCCGTAATGCCGAAGTTGGACAACGTTGGCCTGGTTGCTGA
- a CDS encoding MFS transporter codes for MESLRVLRSLPPDGRLLFVTRMARMFAYGFLAVVLVLYLDHIGISAKRIGLLLTLTLVGDTVISLWLTTIADRFGRKRMLVVGAGLMLFAGLLFAVTTNFLLLLLAATIGVISPSGNEVGPFLPIEQASLTQLVSKEVRTEVFAWYNLAGSIASAVGAVFGGGLAQGLINAGWAAVDSYRVLLVVYAAVGTVLWVLFRRMTPAAEAPRNSRTPGTTAPSFFAARFGLHRSYRLVLKMSALFALDAFGGGFIPQSIMAYWFYLRFGVSPGLLGAIFFVANILAAVSALAAARVAARIGLIRTMVFTHLPSNVLLILVPLMPNLPLAIAVLLLRFSISQMDVPTRQSYTMAVVSPDELSAAAGITGVARTTGAALSPMFTGMFLANAALWNIPFFLAGGLKIIYDLSLYRSFKAVRPPEE; via the coding sequence ATGGAGAGTTTACGGGTCCTGCGGTCATTGCCGCCGGATGGGAGACTGCTTTTCGTCACCCGGATGGCGCGCATGTTTGCCTACGGGTTTTTGGCGGTTGTTTTGGTTCTCTACCTTGACCACATCGGGATCTCGGCAAAGAGAATCGGCCTCCTGCTGACCCTTACTCTGGTTGGCGATACCGTCATCTCGCTCTGGCTGACCACGATCGCCGATCGCTTCGGCAGAAAGCGCATGCTCGTCGTGGGTGCAGGCTTGATGCTGTTTGCCGGCCTCCTCTTCGCGGTGACGACGAATTTCCTGTTGCTGCTGCTAGCCGCGACAATCGGCGTCATAAGCCCGAGCGGGAACGAGGTGGGGCCCTTCCTCCCCATCGAGCAGGCATCGCTCACCCAATTGGTCTCGAAGGAGGTTCGGACCGAGGTCTTCGCCTGGTACAATCTCGCCGGCTCCATCGCTTCCGCGGTCGGGGCCGTTTTCGGCGGAGGTCTGGCGCAAGGACTCATCAATGCCGGATGGGCCGCTGTGGACAGCTACCGCGTGCTTCTCGTCGTTTATGCCGCAGTAGGGACGGTGCTCTGGGTCTTGTTCAGAAGGATGACCCCGGCCGCGGAAGCGCCAAGGAATAGCAGAACCCCCGGGACAACAGCCCCTTCATTCTTTGCGGCGCGATTCGGTCTGCACCGCTCTTATCGCCTGGTTCTCAAAATGTCGGCGCTCTTTGCCCTCGACGCCTTTGGCGGCGGCTTCATCCCTCAAAGCATCATGGCCTATTGGTTCTACCTCCGCTTCGGCGTAAGCCCGGGGCTGCTCGGAGCCATCTTCTTCGTGGCCAACATTCTTGCGGCCGTCTCCGCCCTGGCTGCGGCGCGAGTTGCCGCCAGGATCGGGTTGATCCGGACCATGGTGTTCACGCACCTTCCCTCGAACGTCCTGCTGATATTGGTGCCGCTGATGCCGAACCTCCCTTTGGCCATCGCCGTGTTGCTGCTTAGGTTCAGCATTTCGCAGATGGATGTGCCGACCCGGCAGTCGTACACGATGGCCGTGGTGAGCCCTGACGAACTTTCGGCTGCCGCCGGGATCACGGGCGTTGCCCGGACCACTGGGGCCGCGTTGTCGCCTATGTTCACCGGGATGTTTCTGGCCAATGCCGCCCTCTGGAACATCCCTTTTTTTCTCGCTGGCGGTCTCAAGATAATTTACGATTTATCTTTGTACCGGAGTTTCAAGGCGGTCAGGCCACCGGAAGAGTAG
- a CDS encoding thioesterase family protein, with protein MKELQVGLKHTFSYLVPKERTVPFLYPESSYFQVMPEVFATGYMVGFMEWACMDALAPYLDEGERTVGTMINVTHEAATPAGMEVTATVTLVEVDGKRTVWEIEARDEVEVIGRGRHERFVIDYEKFSKRVAAKGNK; from the coding sequence ATGAAGGAGTTGCAAGTCGGTTTGAAACATACGTTCAGCTACCTGGTGCCCAAGGAGCGGACGGTGCCATTTCTGTACCCGGAGTCGTCGTACTTCCAAGTGATGCCGGAGGTATTCGCCACAGGCTACATGGTGGGATTCATGGAATGGGCCTGCATGGACGCTCTAGCTCCATACCTGGATGAGGGTGAACGGACTGTGGGGACCATGATCAACGTCACCCATGAGGCCGCCACTCCGGCGGGTATGGAGGTGACGGCCACTGTAACGCTTGTGGAGGTCGACGGCAAGCGCACCGTCTGGGAGATCGAGGCCCGCGACGAGGTGGAGGTGATTGGCCGGGGTCGCCATGAACGCTTCGTGATCGACTACGAAAAATTCAGCAAGAGGGTGGCCGCGAAAGGAAACAAATAA